The Papaver somniferum cultivar HN1 unplaced genomic scaffold, ASM357369v1 unplaced-scaffold_18, whole genome shotgun sequence genome includes a window with the following:
- the LOC113338054 gene encoding histone H2B-like produces the protein MAPKVAEKKPAEKKPAEEKKAEKAPSAKKPRAEKKLPSKDASSTDKKKKKSKKSVETYKIYIFKVLKQVHPDIGISSKAMGIMNSFINDIFEKLAAESSRLARYNKKPTITSREIQTAVRLVLPGELAKHAVSEGTKAVTKFTSS, from the coding sequence ATGGCGCCGAAAGTAGCAGAGAAGAAACCGGCAGAGAAGAAACCCGCTGAAGAAAAGAAAGCTGAGAAAGCACCATCAGCAAAGAAACCCAGAGCTGAGAAGAAATTACCAAGCAAAGATGCTTCATCaacagataagaagaagaagaaatcaaagaaatcagTTGAGACTTACAAGATTTACATCTTCAAAGTCTTGAAACAAGTTCATCCTGATATTGGTATTTCTAGCAAAGCTATGGGAATCATGAACAGTTTCATCAATGATATCTTTGAGAAACTGGCTGCTGAATCGTCGAGATTAGCGAGGTACAACAAGAAGCCAACTATTACTTCTCGAGAGATTCAGACTGCTGTTCGCCTTGTTCTTCCTGGTGAATTAGCTAAACATGCTGTTTCTGAGGGTACCAAAGCTGTTACCAAATTTACTAGTTCTTAA
- the LOC113337985 gene encoding uncharacterized protein LOC113337985 — protein MKVDSNYLSSPIQSQTDIISDPEPDWLESLAKGEISSEIETQPVQNLYAIHVQNGLIQCNFIVPQSLSDRDGRWRVGAIATLIDTIGACAAHTTHGNINVSVDFNISYFSTAKVQDEVEIEAKVMGNKGNLSSVMMVIKKKENGDLVAIGKQWMSVYDLNHKSKM, from the exons ATGAAAGTGGACTCCAACTATTTATCATCCCCCATCCAGAGCCAAACAGATATCATTTCCGACCCAGAACCAGACTGGTTAGAAAGTCTAGCTAAGGGTGAAATATCTAGTGAGATTGAAACTCAACCTGTTCAAAATCTCTATGCTATTCATGTCCAGAATGGCTTGATTCAGTGCAATTTCATAGTACCCCAAAGCTTATCT GACAGAGATGGGAGGTGGCGTGTAGGAGCAATTGCAACCCTGATTGACACTATTGGTGCTTGTGCTGCACATACTACACATGGAAATATCAATGTTTCTGTTGATTTCAACATTTCTTACTTCTCCACTGCAAAAGTTCAG GATGAAGTAGAGATTGAGGCTAAAGTGATGGGGAATAAGGGAAATCTTTCTTCAGTGATGATGGtgattaaaaagaaagaaaatggtgATTTGGTAGCTATAGGGAAACAATGGATGTCTGTATATGATCTCAATCATAAAAGTAAAATGTAA